A single genomic interval of Shewanella halotolerans harbors:
- a CDS encoding hybrid-cluster NAD(P)-dependent oxidoreductase, whose protein sequence is MNQQDYLSPNWQTGETRLVCVERWQETHDVTSFRFQGAQPVKFHFKPGQFITFLLDIQGERVARSYTISSSPSRPYSLVVTIKRIPGGRVSNYLIDNLKAGHSVNVSGPAGAFNLIDIPASRYLFLSAGSGITPMYSMSRWLTDTLVGSDIAFVHSAKAKEDLIFHEALLKMAQRHPNMALHYSLESGESLEACASFEGRLNLEILAKAVPDYLERTVFVCGPEPYMQAVKAMLQDVGFDMSRYHQESFGAPSSASSQQVEGVDEVAGSTPFMLQIGELSTPLTGEQTVLEGIEAKGLPIIAACRSGVCGACKCQVLSGETESSSEMTLTPAEVAQGFILACSTRLKSDVTLSLA, encoded by the coding sequence ATGAATCAACAAGATTATCTATCACCCAACTGGCAAACAGGCGAGACTAGGCTTGTTTGTGTCGAGCGCTGGCAGGAAACCCATGATGTGACCAGCTTTCGCTTTCAAGGTGCCCAGCCGGTTAAGTTTCATTTTAAGCCTGGGCAGTTCATCACCTTCCTGTTGGACATTCAGGGAGAGCGGGTTGCCCGCAGCTATACCATCTCTTCGTCGCCTTCGCGCCCCTATTCTTTGGTAGTAACCATCAAGCGCATTCCTGGCGGGCGGGTGTCCAATTACCTAATCGATAACCTCAAGGCGGGGCACAGCGTCAATGTCAGCGGCCCGGCTGGCGCCTTTAATCTGATCGATATTCCCGCCAGTCGTTACCTTTTCTTAAGCGCCGGCAGTGGGATTACCCCCATGTATTCCATGTCGCGCTGGCTGACGGACACTCTGGTGGGCAGCGATATCGCCTTCGTGCACAGCGCCAAGGCCAAGGAAGATCTCATTTTCCATGAGGCGCTGCTGAAGATGGCCCAGCGTCATCCCAATATGGCGCTGCACTACAGCTTGGAGTCTGGAGAGTCGCTTGAGGCCTGTGCTAGTTTCGAGGGCAGATTAAATCTGGAGATACTCGCGAAGGCCGTGCCCGACTATCTTGAGCGCACAGTGTTCGTCTGTGGCCCAGAGCCCTATATGCAGGCGGTGAAGGCAATGTTGCAAGATGTCGGTTTCGACATGAGTCGTTATCATCAGGAGAGCTTCGGCGCGCCGTCCTCTGCGTCTTCACAGCAAGTAGAAGGGGTGGACGAGGTTGCGGGTTCTACTCCCTTCATGCTGCAAATTGGTGAGCTGTCTACGCCGCTCACTGGAGAGCAGACGGTACTGGAGGGGATAGAGGCGAAAGGGTTGCCCATTATCGCCGCCTGTCGCTCAGGGGTCTGCGGCGCCTGTAAGTGTCAGGTGCTAAGCGGCGAGACAGAGTCCAGCAGCGAGATGACGCTGACGCCGGCCGAGGTAGCGCAGGGCTTTATTCTCGCCTGCTCGACGCGATTAAAGTCTGATGTGACCCTCTCTTTGGCATAG